In the Dioscorea cayenensis subsp. rotundata cultivar TDr96_F1 chromosome 12, TDr96_F1_v2_PseudoChromosome.rev07_lg8_w22 25.fasta, whole genome shotgun sequence genome, one interval contains:
- the LOC120273442 gene encoding receptor-like protein 7, whose product MNPRPVLLLLLVSLVSSQAHQCRSDQALALLQLKNDFSSMISLSPAWIPDTNCCNWDGVICDAASGFVISLDLSNHNISGEISSLLFELTSLQRLNLAYNVFDGSSLPPMGFEKLGNLTHLNLSNSGFAGHVPSGISRLKKLVSLDLSAYFFDGEELETPDLGELIGRLSNLQKLYLDGVNLSSNSKDWCQVIAKSASGLQALSLSGCSLSGPIHESLSKLQNLSVIHLDLNPLSSEVPEFFQNFSYLNELSLIDCELYGLFPPGVFQLRNLKALDASLNPMLSGYLPVFPKESVLEKLILEYTNFSGSLPESLGNLKSLTKLALTSCNFSGPIPFSFGKLNQLIHLDLSFNGFTGKIPPKVGGERISQIILSHNGFIGGIPQSFGGLQNLRNLDLSNNALNGSIPVTLFTLPALQVLQLNRNKFSGELEEFSNVSSSLEDVDLSDNELQGNIPKSIFELSNLKYLSLASNNFKGTLELDLIGCMRSLSYLDLSSNKLSISNGSGNSSLLFPSITTLKLVSCNLTIIPPFLEHKLDMTFLDLSNNQIGGAIPKWIWSIGNSGLSYLNLSYNLFTYVDVPYAPPLNFSMNSSSMILDLHSNLLRGPIPLPPPNTLILDYSNNFFTSSIPSNFSSYLPFTLFFSLSNNSVAGNIPPSICNATYLLVLDLSDNSFSGSIPECLLREVSDLQVLNLKGNQLEGPLPQNVGSQCSLRTLNLNGNKLEGKLPRSLANCGSLEVLDLGQNKFQDSFPYWLGTISALKVLVLRSNEFYGQLGHPPGRNYTFANLQIFDISANNFSGSLPQECFENLKAMREDPELSDPTIGVEYLHFSSSDRYQDSVTLTSKGLVLTFVKMLAILRTIDFSNNQFEGGLPKSFGNLTALQMLNMSHNNFTGPIPSELGNLVQLEALDLSRNQFSLEIPQSLISLHFLSFLDLSYNKLVGRIPFYGQFSTFSNSSFEGNAGLCGIPLSKQCPDSSPAPSPTYLFSESDH is encoded by the coding sequence ATGAACCCCCGACCTgtcttacttcttcttcttgtcagcTTGGTCTCATCCCAAGCTCATCAATGTCGCTCGGACCAGGCATTGGCTCTTCTCCAGCTCAAGAATGACTTCTCCTCGATGATCAGTTTAAGCCCTGCTTGGATTCCCGATACCAACTGCTGCAACTGGGACGGCGTCATCTGCGACGCAGCATCGGGTTTTGTCATCTCCCTCGACCTCAGCAACCATAATATCTCTGGTGAAATCAGCTCCTTGCTTTTCGAGCTCACTTCACTTCAAAGGCTTAATCTCGCCTATAATGTTTTCGACGGAAGTTCTCTTCCGCCCATGGGCTTTGAGAAGCTTGGTAATCTCACTCATCTCAACCTCTCCAACTCCGGTTTTGCCGGGCATGTTCCCAGCGGGATCTCTCGCCTCAAAAAGCTGGTATCTTTGGACTTATCCGCCTACTTTTTCGACGGAGAGGAGTTGGAAACCCCGGATCTCGGCGAACTCATCGGTAGGCTCTCTAACCTCCAGAAGCTGTATCTAGATGGGGTTAATCTTTCTAGCAATAGCAAGGATTGGTGTCAAGTTATCGCCAAATCAGCTTCTGGGCTTCAAGCTCTCAGTTTGTCAGGTTGTTCGCTTTCGGGACCGATCCATGAGTCTTTGTCCAAGCTCCAGAATTTGTCAGTAATCCATCTCGACTTGAATCCTTTGTCTTCCGAGGTGCctgaattttttcaaaatttctcttATCTGAATGAACTTAGTCTAATTGACTGTGAACTCTATGGATTGTTTCCGCCTGGTGTGTTTCAACTGAGGAATTTAAAAGCTCTTGATGCGTCCCTCAATCCGATGCTCTCGGGGTATTTGCCAGTATTCCCCAAAGAGAGTGTTTTGGAGAAGTTGATCCTTGAGTACACAAATTTTTCAGGTAGTTTGCCGGAATCTTTGGGAAATTTGAAGTCTTTGACAAAGTTGGCTCTTACAAGTTGTAACTTCTCTGGGCCGATTCCCTTTTCCTTTGGAAAACTCAACCAGTTGATTCATTTGGACCTCTCGTTCAATGGTTTCACTGGCAAAATTCCTCCAAAGGTGGGTGGCGAGAGAATCTCACAAATCATTCTGTCTCATAATGGCTTTATTGGAGGCATACCTCAATCTTTTGGAGGGCTTCAGAATCTCAGAAACCTTGACTTGAGTAATAATGCACTCAATGGATCAATCCCAGTAACTTTGTTCACACTCCCGGCATTGCAAGTGTTGCAGTTAAACCGAAACAAATTCTCCGGTGAGCTGGAAGAGTTCTCCAATGTGTCTTCTTCATTGGAGGATGTTGATTTGAGTGACAATGAACTTCAAGGAAATATTCCAAAGTCGATTTTTGAGCTTTCAAATCTGAAGTATCTGTCATTGGCTTCAAACAACTTCAAGGGCACATTGGAACTGGACCTGATAGGGTGCATGAGGAGTCTTTCATACTTGGATCTCTCAAGCAACAAGTTGTCCATATCAAATGGCTCTGGTAATTCTTCTCTCCTCTTTCCCTCCATTACTACTCTGAAATTGGTATCATGCAACCTGACCATCATCCCTCCTTTCTTGGAACATAAGCTTGACATGACCTTCCTTGACCTCTCAAACAATCAAATTGGTGGTGCTATACCAAAATGGATATGGAGCATTGGGAATTCAGGTCTCTCTTACTTGAATCTGTCTTACAACCTTTTCACTTACGTTGATGTTCCTTATGCTCCTCCCCTCAATTTTTCAATGAATTCCTCCTCAATGATTCTTGATCTCCATTCCAACTTGCTTCGAGGTCCAATTCCTCTCCCCCCACCAAACACCCTAATTTTGGACTACTCAAACAACTTCTTCACATCTTCCATCCCATCCAACTTCTCTTCATACCTCCCCTTcactctcttcttctccttgtccAACAATAGCGTTGCTGGAAATATCCCACCGTCCATTTGCAATGCCACCTATCTCCTAGTTCTCGATCTTTCAGACAACAGCTTTAGTGGTTCAATTCCAGAATGTCTCCTTAGAGAAGTTTCTGATCTACAAGTACTCAATCTAAAGGGAAACCAGCTTGAAGGTCCTTTACCGCAGAATGTTGGCTCACAGTGTAGTCTGAGGACATTAAATCTCAACGGCAACAAGTTGGAAGGCAAATTGCCTAGATCATTGGCTAACTGTGGCAGTCTGGAGGTTCTGGATCTAGGACAAAACAAGTTCCAGGATTCTTTTCCCTATTGGTTGGGAACTATTTCTGCTTTGAAAGTCCTTGTTCTCAGGTCAAATGAATTCTACGGCCAGCTTGGGCATCCTCCCGGAAGGAATTACACATTTGCGAATCTACAAATCTTTGATATCTCAGCCAACAACTTCAGTGGCAGTCTGCCACAGGAgtgttttgaaaatttgaaagcaATGAGGGAAGATCCAGAGCTATCCGACCCGACCATTGGTGTTGAGTATCTTCATTTCAGTTCCAGCGACCGCTATCAAGACTCAGTCACACTGACATCCAAAGGCTTAGTTTTGACTTTTGTAAAGATGCTGGCAATTTTGAGAACCATCGACTTCTCAAACAATCAATTTGAAGGTGGTTTGCCTAAAAGCTTTGGGAACCTTACAGCGCTCCAGATGCTAAACATGTCACACAATAATTTCACAGGACCAATTCCATCAGAGCTTGGAAATTTGGTTCAATTAGAAGCATTAGATCTCTCTCGCAACCAATTCTCTTTGGAAATTCCGCAGTCTTTGATTTCCCTGCACTTCCTATCCTTCTTAGACCTTTCGTACAACAAGTTAGTGGGAAGAATACCATTTTACGGTCAGTTCTCTACATTTTCAAATTCTTCCTTCGAGGGTAATGCAGGATTATGCGGGATCCCATTATCCAAGCAATGTCCTGATTCTAGTCCAGCACCGTCTCCTACTTATCTATTCTCGGAGTCTGACCATTAG
- the LOC120273809 gene encoding LOW QUALITY PROTEIN: protein CHUP1, chloroplastic-like (The sequence of the model RefSeq protein was modified relative to this genomic sequence to represent the inferred CDS: deleted 1 base in 1 codon) has product MPMEEGDVCFAHLRSKLQACLDRNCHLEKENKALRQEILHLKGQITKLQAQDADKSMIWKKQQNHINKNSPSQEKQLVQIDNVEEGLGVDNSLTRREIFCSAIKARSPRVPRPPPRPTTCLQLAPKLTGKESQLPSPLMPPPPPPLPSNLQRRSSNSLRKVPEVAESKLPPSPPPPPPLPSKLQVRASSSVRRAPEVVEFYHSITRRDGKPETKTGIAGTQVTSNAREMIGEIENRSAYLLAIKSDVETQGEFISFLIKEVQNATYTEISDVEAFVKWLDEELSYLVDERAVLKHFPQWPEQKADAMREAAFGYRDLKNLESEVSSFSDDLRQPTGVALKRIRALQEKLECSVHNLERVRDSASKRYKEFQIPWEWMLDTGIIAQLKSGSMRLAKKYMNRVITALQSYASSEDEELMLQGVRFAFRVHQFVGGFDEESRNAFQELRKLASSIYS; this is encoded by the exons ATGCCAATGGAGGAGGGAGATGTATGCTTTGCACACCTTAGAAGCAAGCTGCAAGCTTGTCTTGATAGAAACTGTCATTTGGAGAAGGAGAACAAAGCACTTCGACAAGAAATCCTCCACTTA AAAGGCCAAATCACTAAGCTACAAGCCCAGGATGCCGATAAATCTATGATATGGAAGAAGCAACAAAATCACATCAACAAAAACAGTCCATCACAGGAAAAGCAACTTGTTCAAATCGACAATGTGGAGGAAGGATTGGGGGTTGATAATTCACTGACTAGGCGGGAAATCTTCTGTTCAGCAATTAAGGCAAGATCACCAAGGGTGCCAAGGCCACCACCAAGGCCTACCACTTGTTTGCAATTGGCACCAAAACTAACTGGAAAGGAATCACAGTTGCCATCTCCATTGATGCCACCACCACCTCCCCCTCTTCCATCAAATCTGCAAAGAAGATCCAGCAATTCATTGAGAAAAGTACCAGAAGTAGCAGAATCAAAGTTACCTccgtcaccaccaccaccacccccaCTCCCATCAAAGCTGCAAGTCAGAGCCAGCAGTTCAGTGAGAAGAGCACCAGAAGTAGTGGAATTCTATCATTCAATAACTAGAAGGGATGGGAAACCAGAAACAAAGACAGGCATTGCAGGAACACAAGTAACTTCAAATGCGCGGGAAATGATTGGAGAAATTGAGAATCGGTCGGCATATCTCTTAGCT ATAAAATCAGATGTTGAAACCCAAGGTGAGTTCATCAGCTTCTTGATAAAGGAAGTACAGAATGCAACATATACGGAGATCTCTGATGTGGAGGCATTTGTCAAGTGGCTGGATGAGGAACTGTCTTATTTGGTAGATGAGAGGGCAGTGCTCAAGCACTTTCCCCAGTGGCCTGAGCAGAAAGCAGATGCAATGAGAGAAGCAGCCTTTGGCTACCGAGATCTAAAGAATCTTGAATCTGAGGTCTCGTCCTTCTCTGATGATCTGCGCCAACCCACGGGTGTTGCCCTCAAGCGAATTCGGGCATTGCAAGAAAA ATTGGAATGTAGTGTTCACAACCTTGAGAGAGTCAGGGATAGCGCAAGCAAGAGGTACAAAGAATTCCAGATTCCCTGGGAATGGATGCTTGACACGGGCATCATCGCACAG TTAAAATCAGGCTCCATGAGGCTtgctaaaaaatatatgaatcgGGTAATTACTGCACTGCAATCATATGCATCCTCAGAGGATGAGGAGCTGATGCTTCAAGGAGTTAGATTTGCTTTCCGGGTACACCAG TTCGTCGGTGGGTTCGATGAGGAGAGCAGGAACGCATTTCAAGAATTGAGGAAGTTAGCCAGCAGTATTTATTCCTAA